One window of Peteryoungia desertarenae genomic DNA carries:
- a CDS encoding IS3 family transposase (programmed frameshift) — MSNEYRHVELLTGDVRRRRWTTEQKLTIIEQSFEPGETVSSAARRHGVAPNLLYRWRRLLSEGGAAAVDSDEPVVGNSEVKKLEDRVRELERMLGRKTMEVEILREALSKADFKKTDIAADLVAEGRFPMKSVADTLGVSRSNLIERLKGRSKPRRSYHKAEDADLLPIIRRLVDQRPTYGYRRITALLNRERRAADKPVVNAKRVHRIMGNHAMLLEKHTAVRKGRLHDGKVMVMRSNLRWCSDGLEFTCWNGEVIRLAFIIDAFDREIIAWTAVANGGISGSDVRDMMLEAVEKRFAATRAPHAIEHLSDNGSAYTARDTRLFAQALNLTPCFTPVASPQSNGMSEAFVKTLKRDYIRISALPDAETALRLIDGWIEDYNEIHPHSALKMASPRQFIRAKSN; from the exons ATGTCTAACGAGTATCGACATGTTGAATTGCTGACGGGTGATGTCCGCCGCAGGCGCTGGACAACCGAGCAGAAGCTGACAATCATCGAGCAGAGTTTCGAACCAGGCGAGACGGTGTCTTCGGCCGCTCGCCGCCATGGCGTCGCGCCCAATCTGCTTTACCGGTGGCGCAGGCTTTTGAGTGAGGGAGGTGCTGCAGCCGTGGATTCGGACGAGCCGGTTGTCGGCAATTCGGAAGTGAAGAAGCTGGAGGATCGTGTCCGCGAGCTGGAGCGCATGCTCGGTCGCAAGACGATGGAGGTCGAAATTCTCCGCGAAGCCTTGTCCAAAGCAGACT TCAAAAAAACGGATATCGCGGCCGATCTTGTTGCCGAAGGACGGTTCCCGATGAAATCAGTCGCCGACACGCTTGGCGTATCCCGTTCCAACCTGATCGAGCGGCTGAAAGGCAGATCGAAGCCGCGTCGCTCCTATCACAAGGCCGAGGATGCAGACCTCTTGCCCATCATCCGCAGGCTGGTGGATCAAAGGCCAACCTATGGCTATCGGCGGATCACCGCGCTCCTCAATCGCGAGAGGCGAGCCGCCGATAAGCCTGTCGTCAACGCCAAACGGGTTCATCGCATCATGGGCAACCACGCCATGCTGCTGGAGAAGCACACCGCCGTTCGCAAGGGCCGCCTCCATGACGGCAAGGTGATGGTCATGCGCTCGAACCTGCGCTGGTGCTCGGACGGGTTGGAGTTCACCTGCTGGAATGGCGAGGTCATTCGTCTTGCCTTCATCATCGACGCCTTCGACCGCGAGATCATCGCCTGGACGGCGGTCGCCAACGGCGGCATCTCCGGCTCTGACGTGCGCGACATGATGCTGGAGGCGGTCGAGAAGCGCTTCGCAGCAACGAGAGCCCCGCACGCAATAGAGCATCTCTCGGACAATGGCTCGGCTTACACCGCGAGGGACACGAGACTGTTTGCCCAGGCGCTCAATCTGACGCCTTGCTTCACGCCGGTGGCCAGTCCGCAGTCGAACGGCATGTCGGAGGCCTTCGTCAAAACCTTGAAGCGGGACTATATCCGCATCTCAGCTCTACCGGACGCCGAAACAGCGCTCCGGCTCATCGACGGATGGATCGAGGACTATAACGAAATCCATCCCCATTCCGCGCTCAAGATGGCTTCTCCACGGCAGTTCATCAGGGCTAAATCAAACTAG
- a CDS encoding ATP-dependent nuclease: MLLKSLEFFDYKTHSHFQISARNRNVLVGPNNVGKSASLDALRISFDVLRFAKRRTAVLKSQGLDGVCSTYFVPPSVVQIDLRYCVHNFETDVPARIHLTAANGSKFKINMQLDGDLECYVVSDARPQKGAKFLGEQFPINIVVVPTLSPLEQNEELVLLETVERNRYGRLASRNFRNYWLHQPDEVFDRFAELVEQGWPGLRVFKPVIEHANGKATVRMYFRETANRSPEVQWAGFGFQVWMQIMTHVMRAAAGDIIVLDEPDVYLHPDLQRKLMKIISGMSEQYFVATHSSEIINSVEPGDVLIMRPGARSAKRIRTDDDYSIAFDLIGSSENAQFARLAKNRKVLYFEGLDRSLLLRLAQLVGADDYLNDTSITFMKTDGFSNWQRVSASAWVLNEFFEFKVRVACLFDRDFRCDDAVTEFVAGLRESEVLCFVLPFKELENSLINRKAIKKVILKYSLKELPSDWERKFDETFDGIIAATRDHVASRRIGARIQYELQKNPKRDVAGISAEEMRAFSLSWDQEPLRLKMIEGKEVYRALKRTVGELYSVSLSEPRIVAEMRADDMDEGLKGIILKMRDFFVEQ; this comes from the coding sequence ATGCTTCTCAAATCTCTCGAATTTTTCGATTACAAAACTCACTCGCACTTTCAGATTTCCGCTAGAAACCGCAATGTGCTGGTGGGGCCCAACAATGTTGGGAAGTCAGCGTCTCTTGATGCGCTTCGTATAAGCTTCGACGTATTGCGGTTTGCAAAGAGACGTACCGCAGTCCTTAAGTCCCAAGGCTTAGATGGCGTGTGCTCCACCTATTTTGTCCCACCTTCTGTTGTGCAGATAGATCTGCGGTACTGCGTCCATAACTTTGAAACTGACGTGCCTGCTCGGATTCATCTTACTGCCGCAAATGGCTCTAAATTCAAAATCAACATGCAGTTGGATGGCGATCTTGAGTGCTACGTCGTTTCCGATGCCCGGCCCCAAAAGGGCGCCAAGTTCTTAGGTGAACAGTTTCCGATCAACATAGTTGTGGTGCCAACACTCAGCCCACTCGAACAAAATGAAGAGCTCGTCCTCTTGGAGACGGTCGAGCGGAACAGATATGGGCGTCTCGCCAGCAGGAATTTCCGCAACTATTGGCTTCACCAGCCAGATGAAGTTTTTGACCGCTTCGCTGAATTGGTTGAGCAAGGATGGCCAGGGCTCCGAGTGTTTAAGCCGGTAATTGAACATGCCAACGGTAAAGCTACGGTCAGAATGTACTTCCGGGAGACGGCAAACAGGAGCCCAGAGGTACAATGGGCGGGCTTTGGATTTCAGGTATGGATGCAGATTATGACGCATGTCATGCGTGCCGCTGCCGGCGACATCATCGTTCTGGATGAACCTGATGTATACCTGCACCCTGATTTGCAGCGGAAATTGATGAAGATCATCTCAGGGATGTCAGAGCAGTACTTCGTCGCGACTCATTCATCGGAAATCATCAATTCTGTCGAGCCCGGTGATGTCCTTATCATGCGTCCAGGTGCGCGTTCTGCTAAGCGGATTAGGACTGATGATGATTATTCTATTGCATTTGATCTGATCGGTAGTTCTGAAAATGCACAGTTTGCAAGGTTGGCAAAAAATAGGAAGGTTTTGTATTTCGAAGGTCTCGATCGATCACTTCTATTGCGACTTGCGCAGCTAGTTGGTGCGGACGATTATTTAAACGATACATCGATAACGTTCATGAAAACTGACGGATTCTCCAACTGGCAGCGTGTGTCGGCGTCGGCTTGGGTGCTAAACGAATTTTTTGAGTTTAAAGTTCGTGTGGCATGTCTCTTTGATCGGGACTTCCGATGTGACGATGCCGTTACCGAGTTCGTAGCTGGGCTTCGCGAGAGCGAAGTGTTGTGCTTCGTTCTCCCATTTAAGGAGCTGGAGAATTCACTGATTAATCGGAAAGCTATCAAAAAGGTTATATTGAAGTATTCATTGAAGGAACTTCCCTCTGATTGGGAAAGGAAGTTTGATGAGACGTTTGACGGAATAATTGCGGCAACCCGGGATCATGTGGCGAGCCGTCGTATCGGTGCCCGGATCCAGTATGAACTGCAAAAGAACCCCAAGCGGGATGTCGCTGGAATTTCGGCTGAAGAAATGAGAGCATTTTCACTCTCCTGGGATCAAGAGCCGTTACGCTTGAAGATGATCGAAGGAAAAGAGGTGTATCGAGCTCTGAAGCGGACTGTAGGAGAGCTGTATTCAGTCTCCCTTTCTGAGCCTCGGATCGTAGCTGAAATGAGAGCAGACGACATGGATGAAGGTCTTAAAGGCATCATTTTGAAAATGCGTGACTTTTTCGTTGAGCAATAA
- a CDS encoding GcvT family protein, whose product MAEFPSKAKVVIIGLGGIVGASIAHHLIERGWDDIVGIDKSGIPTDIGSTAHASDFCYTTSHDYLSVWTTQYSIDFYEKMGHYARIGGLEVARTGDDTWMEEIKRKLSSARAFGTRAHYVSPAEIKKLFPLIEEDQVMGGMFDPDAGLVIPRSQTVAGKLVDAAEKSGKLKMFGNTPAKSLIVEGGRIKGVVTHRGTIMADHVIVCAGLWGRLIAEMVGEDLPVMPVDHPLTFFGPYNEFEGTGKEIGYPLLRDQGNSAYMRDTGDPKTTEGGQIEWGYYEQHNPRMCHPRQLLEKHEARLSPSQRDLDMEQILEPLERAMELTPILGELGYNESHSFNGLLQVSAAGGPSCGESQKVRGLWYCVAIWVKDGPGYGKLIADWMTDGRTEIDHSSIDYARFYPHQLEEKFIEGRCYEAAQKIYFPAVHTREPYATGRNVKRSPMYEREVELGGYFMELGGWERAHGYAANERLLEKYGDRVPVRENEWDNRHFWRVSNAEHLAMSEDCGIVNLSHFHMVDIEGPDHVELLEWLCAAKIGGDANIGKGIYTHFLDDEGMVRADFTVFRMADRCRLVNGADAGPRDFHYMKRVAQDRGLDVTITDTSEKYITIGIWGPNARVTLKKAVADPAGLDPENFPFAAIKQIEISGKSVTAFRISYVGEQGWELHMKYEDGLAVWDALRATGVMAFGVETYANSRRMEKSLRLQNADLLTQYNLIEADLARPKVKEADFRGKAKHLEYKARDKQPAMLCTLVMTDNVDSKGVARYPVGSMPVVDPASGEVLIDSLGRRSYTTSVAFGPTIGKNIALAYLPADYCEVGRKLNVEYFAESFPVEVAAVGYKPLYDPENLKPRS is encoded by the coding sequence ATGGCAGAGTTTCCGTCCAAGGCAAAAGTCGTCATCATCGGGCTCGGCGGCATCGTCGGCGCATCGATCGCGCATCATCTCATCGAGCGCGGCTGGGACGACATCGTCGGCATCGACAAGTCGGGCATACCCACAGACATTGGCTCCACGGCGCATGCGTCGGATTTCTGCTACACCACCTCCCATGACTATCTCTCGGTCTGGACCACCCAGTATTCGATCGATTTCTACGAGAAGATGGGCCACTACGCCCGCATCGGCGGGTTGGAAGTTGCCCGCACCGGCGACGACACCTGGATGGAAGAGATCAAGCGCAAGCTGTCGTCCGCTCGCGCCTTCGGCACCCGCGCGCACTATGTCTCGCCCGCCGAAATCAAGAAGCTCTTCCCGCTGATCGAGGAAGATCAGGTCATGGGCGGCATGTTCGATCCGGATGCCGGCCTCGTCATCCCGCGCTCCCAGACCGTTGCCGGCAAGCTCGTCGATGCCGCAGAAAAGTCCGGCAAGCTCAAGATGTTCGGCAATACGCCGGCCAAGTCGCTGATCGTCGAGGGCGGCCGCATCAAGGGTGTCGTCACCCATCGCGGCACGATCATGGCCGATCACGTCATCGTCTGCGCCGGCCTCTGGGGCCGCCTGATCGCCGAAATGGTCGGCGAAGACCTGCCGGTCATGCCGGTCGACCATCCGCTGACCTTCTTCGGTCCGTATAACGAGTTCGAAGGCACCGGCAAGGAAATCGGCTATCCGCTGCTGCGCGACCAGGGCAACTCCGCCTATATGCGCGACACCGGCGACCCGAAGACCACCGAGGGCGGCCAGATCGAATGGGGCTATTACGAGCAGCACAATCCGCGCATGTGCCATCCGCGCCAGCTGCTTGAAAAGCATGAGGCACGCCTTTCGCCCTCGCAGCGCGACCTCGACATGGAGCAGATCCTCGAGCCGCTCGAGCGCGCCATGGAGCTCACCCCGATCCTCGGCGAGCTTGGCTATAACGAGAGCCATTCCTTCAACGGGTTGTTGCAGGTGTCAGCTGCCGGCGGCCCGTCCTGCGGCGAAAGCCAGAAGGTGCGCGGGTTATGGTATTGCGTCGCCATCTGGGTCAAGGACGGCCCCGGCTACGGCAAGCTGATCGCCGATTGGATGACCGACGGTCGCACCGAGATCGACCATTCCTCGATCGATTACGCCCGTTTCTATCCGCATCAGCTCGAAGAGAAGTTCATCGAGGGCCGCTGCTACGAAGCCGCCCAGAAGATCTATTTCCCCGCCGTGCACACCCGTGAGCCCTATGCCACCGGCCGCAATGTCAAGCGCTCGCCGATGTATGAGCGCGAAGTCGAGCTCGGCGGCTATTTCATGGAGCTTGGCGGCTGGGAGCGTGCGCATGGCTATGCCGCCAACGAGCGCCTTCTGGAAAAATATGGCGACCGCGTGCCGGTTCGTGAAAACGAATGGGATAACAGGCACTTCTGGCGCGTTTCGAATGCCGAACATCTGGCGATGAGCGAGGATTGCGGCATCGTCAACTTGAGCCACTTCCACATGGTCGATATCGAAGGCCCAGATCATGTCGAACTGCTCGAATGGCTCTGCGCCGCCAAGATCGGCGGCGACGCGAATATCGGCAAGGGCATCTACACCCACTTCCTCGACGACGAGGGCATGGTGCGCGCCGACTTCACCGTCTTCCGCATGGCCGACCGCTGCCGCCTGGTGAACGGCGCCGATGCCGGCCCGCGCGACTTCCACTACATGAAGCGCGTCGCCCAGGATCGCGGCCTCGACGTCACCATCACTGACACTTCGGAGAAATACATCACCATCGGCATCTGGGGCCCGAATGCCCGCGTGACGCTGAAGAAGGCCGTCGCCGACCCTGCCGGTCTCGACCCCGAAAACTTCCCCTTCGCCGCGATCAAGCAGATCGAAATATCAGGCAAGTCCGTGACCGCTTTCCGCATTTCCTATGTCGGCGAGCAGGGCTGGGAACTGCACATGAAATACGAAGACGGCCTTGCCGTCTGGGATGCGCTGCGCGCCACCGGCGTCATGGCCTTCGGCGTCGAGACCTATGCCAACTCCCGCCGCATGGAAAAGAGCCTGCGCCTGCAGAATGCCGATCTTCTGACCCAGTACAACCTGATCGAAGCGGATCTCGCCCGCCCGAAGGTCAAGGAAGCCGATTTCCGTGGCAAGGCCAAGCATCTCGAATACAAGGCTCGGGACAAGCAGCCGGCCATGCTCTGCACGCTCGTCATGACCGACAATGTCGACAGCAAGGGCGTCGCCCGCTACCCCGTCGGCTCCATGCCGGTCGTCGACCCCGCCAGCGGCGAGGTCCTGATCGACAGCCTCGGCCGCCGCTCCTACACGACCTCGGTCGCCTTCGGCCCGACCATCGGCAAGAACATCGCGCTGGCCTATCTGCCGGCGGACTATTGCGAAGTGGGGCGGAAGCTGAACGTGGAATACTTCGCCGAAAGCTTCCCGGTCGAGGTTGCGGCGGTGGGGTATAAGCCGCTGTATGATCCGGAGAATTTGAAGCCGCGGAGTTGA
- a CDS encoding methyl-accepting chemotaxis protein has product MKLRILIPLGIMSVSMIAAGALGLSAYLSERQMHAGMEIFSAEKALNRQVLQLVRLQKGIELDIVGTQESLTDIAATQGKDGLDDGFTLAAESVKALREKVQAVKQLATELGEPEIATQIAKTEAEFLAFYDAGKAMAEKYVAGGPEAGNPMMAGFDEIAEKLQSESDATDVKVDAIVEAAANKAQANFQTLEDQAETLSRIMSALVVLGLISGAILSYVLNRQALAPLRVLEGYMGHLAGGDYSKDVPYVTRTDEIGAIANSVSVFRANAIERKQNREQREAMREQEIAREQAIAAEKLAEDEYRQMVISRLNEGLTQLAAGNLAFRIAEPFRDTYENLRVGFNTSLDTLARSMGEIVSSTAMVRNSAAEMANATENLSKRTEQQAATIEQTAAALDQVTSTVKNSTERANEASSMMNATRGGAEQSAIVVKDAIAAMDEIANSSNQIGQIINVIDEIAFQTNLLALNAGVEAARAGEAGKGFAVVAQEVRELAQRSATAAKEIKTLVTTSSSQVSNGVALVNQTGKALMEIEAQILKVTDLIGEIVTASREQSTAISEINSSVNHMDRVTQENAAMAELTTTACRALNDEAHTLDGIVLRFDLGNRSNAGQTATSSRESSQTHKSPAQSAVKRLGTKIATAFASRGNTAMDVSKDWQDF; this is encoded by the coding sequence ATGAAATTGCGAATACTCATTCCCCTCGGCATCATGTCTGTGTCGATGATCGCTGCAGGCGCCTTGGGATTGTCTGCCTATCTGTCGGAACGGCAGATGCATGCCGGCATGGAAATCTTCAGCGCTGAAAAGGCACTGAATAGACAAGTCCTGCAGCTGGTCAGGCTGCAGAAAGGCATTGAGCTGGACATTGTCGGCACGCAGGAATCCTTGACCGACATTGCCGCAACCCAGGGCAAGGATGGCCTTGATGACGGGTTCACGCTCGCCGCAGAGTCAGTCAAGGCGCTCCGCGAGAAGGTTCAGGCGGTAAAGCAGCTTGCAACCGAACTGGGCGAGCCGGAAATTGCCACGCAGATTGCCAAGACGGAAGCCGAATTTCTGGCCTTCTATGACGCTGGCAAAGCGATGGCCGAGAAATACGTCGCCGGCGGGCCGGAAGCCGGCAATCCGATGATGGCCGGCTTCGACGAGATCGCCGAGAAGCTTCAGTCCGAGAGCGATGCGACCGATGTCAAGGTCGACGCCATTGTCGAGGCTGCAGCGAACAAGGCCCAGGCCAACTTCCAAACCCTGGAGGACCAGGCTGAGACGTTGAGCCGCATCATGTCGGCCCTGGTCGTTCTCGGTCTGATCAGCGGTGCCATCTTGTCCTATGTTTTGAACCGCCAGGCGCTTGCGCCTCTGCGCGTCCTTGAGGGTTACATGGGTCATCTGGCTGGAGGCGATTATTCCAAGGATGTGCCCTATGTCACCCGCACCGACGAGATTGGCGCCATTGCCAATTCTGTTTCGGTGTTTAGAGCCAATGCCATTGAGCGCAAGCAGAACCGCGAACAGCGCGAAGCCATGCGGGAGCAGGAAATTGCCCGTGAGCAGGCGATTGCGGCCGAGAAACTGGCCGAGGATGAGTACCGCCAAATGGTCATCAGCCGGCTGAACGAAGGCCTGACCCAGCTGGCAGCCGGGAATCTGGCCTTCAGGATCGCCGAACCCTTCAGGGACACCTACGAGAACCTGCGCGTCGGCTTCAACACCAGCCTCGATACCCTGGCCCGCTCCATGGGCGAAATCGTGTCCTCGACCGCCATGGTTCGCAACAGCGCCGCTGAAATGGCGAATGCGACTGAAAATCTCTCGAAGCGCACCGAACAGCAGGCTGCGACGATCGAGCAGACGGCAGCGGCGCTTGATCAGGTGACGTCAACGGTCAAGAATTCGACCGAGCGGGCAAACGAAGCCAGCTCGATGATGAACGCCACACGCGGCGGGGCCGAGCAATCCGCCATCGTTGTCAAGGACGCCATCGCTGCCATGGACGAGATTGCCAACTCGTCGAACCAGATTGGTCAGATCATCAATGTCATCGACGAAATCGCCTTCCAGACCAACCTTCTGGCACTGAACGCCGGTGTCGAGGCGGCGCGTGCCGGAGAAGCCGGCAAGGGCTTTGCCGTTGTCGCGCAGGAGGTACGGGAGCTTGCTCAGCGATCGGCGACTGCGGCAAAGGAAATCAAGACGCTGGTGACGACATCGTCATCGCAGGTCTCCAATGGCGTGGCGCTGGTGAACCAGACGGGCAAGGCCTTGATGGAGATCGAGGCTCAAATCCTCAAGGTCACGGATCTGATCGGCGAAATCGTCACGGCCTCCCGGGAACAGTCGACGGCGATTTCCGAAATCAACAGCTCGGTCAACCATATGGACCGGGTCACGCAGGAAAACGCCGCCATGGCCGAACTAACGACGACCGCCTGCCGAGCCCTCAACGACGAGGCTCACACACTGGACGGTATTGTCTTGCGCTTTGATCTGGGCAATCGGTCAAATGCGGGGCAAACCGCAACATCTTCAAGGGAGAGCAGCCAAACCCACAAAAGCCCGGCCCAGTCAGCGGTGAAACGCCTCGGCACCAAGATTGCCACGGCCTTTGCAAGCAGGGGCAATACGGCAATGGATGTTTCGAAAGACTGGCAGGACTTTTAA
- a CDS encoding protein adenylyltransferase SelO has product MAKPATARAPQLIRVNRPLAAELGISLDHADDTRLAQVFSGQILPVGAEPIAQAYSGHQFGHFNPQLGDGRALLLGEVIDRSGARRDIQFKGSGRTAFSRSGDGLAALGPVLREYIVSEAFHALGIPATRALAAVATGEQVIREIALPGAVFTRVAASHIRVGTFQYFAARGDTEGIKTLADHVISRHYPEVRQADNPYVALLRAIAGRQASLIARWLSIGFIHGVMNTDNMAISGETIDFGPCAFLDEYDPRKVFSSIDQHGRYAYANQPGIAQWNIARLAECLLPLLDEDEDKAVEAANSALSEFGDLFQSAWLHAFRQKLGLTGEGEDDRLMVTDFLELMHQGEADFTLVFRALSKVAGGAAVETLLDQFKTPLGLSDWLTRWRARIDDGRPQDAVQRAMEAVNPYLIPRNHRIEEAIQAALYGDFSFFHRLVDALAKPYDEEPAQADLAIPPAPEERVTRTFCGT; this is encoded by the coding sequence ATGGCCAAGCCTGCCACTGCCCGTGCGCCGCAGCTGATCCGCGTCAACCGCCCACTGGCCGCCGAGCTTGGTATTTCACTAGATCACGCCGACGATACACGACTTGCCCAGGTCTTTTCCGGCCAGATCCTGCCTGTCGGGGCCGAACCTATCGCCCAGGCCTATTCCGGCCACCAGTTCGGCCATTTCAACCCCCAGTTGGGCGATGGGCGCGCGCTTTTGCTGGGCGAGGTCATCGACCGTTCGGGTGCGCGACGGGATATCCAGTTCAAGGGGTCGGGGCGCACGGCCTTCTCGCGCAGTGGTGACGGCCTGGCTGCTCTTGGTCCAGTCCTTCGGGAATACATCGTGTCTGAAGCCTTTCATGCGCTTGGTATTCCTGCCACGCGGGCACTGGCTGCGGTCGCCACCGGCGAGCAGGTGATCCGCGAGATTGCCCTGCCGGGCGCTGTCTTTACCCGCGTTGCGGCGAGCCATATCCGGGTGGGGACCTTCCAGTATTTTGCCGCACGTGGCGATACGGAAGGCATCAAGACCTTGGCTGACCATGTCATTTCCCGCCATTATCCGGAGGTTCGACAGGCCGACAACCCCTATGTCGCGCTGCTGCGTGCCATCGCCGGTCGGCAGGCCTCCCTCATCGCCCGCTGGCTGTCCATCGGCTTTATCCATGGAGTGATGAACACCGACAACATGGCGATTTCCGGCGAGACGATCGATTTCGGCCCCTGCGCCTTTCTGGATGAGTATGATCCGCGCAAGGTGTTTTCGTCGATCGATCAGCATGGGCGCTATGCCTACGCGAACCAGCCGGGTATTGCCCAATGGAACATCGCCCGGCTTGCCGAATGCCTGCTGCCGCTGCTGGATGAGGATGAGGACAAGGCGGTCGAGGCTGCCAATTCGGCTCTGTCGGAGTTTGGCGACCTGTTCCAGTCGGCCTGGCTTCATGCTTTCCGCCAGAAGCTCGGGCTGACGGGGGAGGGCGAAGACGACCGTCTGATGGTGACGGATTTCCTCGAACTCATGCATCAGGGTGAGGCCGATTTTACGCTGGTCTTCCGGGCGCTATCCAAGGTGGCGGGTGGTGCTGCCGTCGAGACACTGCTCGACCAGTTCAAGACACCGCTCGGTCTTTCCGACTGGCTGACGCGCTGGCGTGCCCGGATTGATGACGGACGGCCACAGGACGCAGTCCAGAGGGCGATGGAGGCGGTGAACCCTTATCTTATCCCGCGCAATCACAGGATCGAGGAAGCCATTCAGGCTGCCCTCTATGGCGACTTTTCCTTCTTCCACAGGCTCGTGGATGCGCTTGCCAAGCCCTATGATGAAGAACCGGCTCAGGCAGATCTCGCCATCCCGCCGGCACCGGAGGAGCGGGTTACCCGGACCTTCTGCGGGACGTAA
- a CDS encoding PRC-barrel domain-containing protein, protein MKMIYVTALLAGTALAPATTFAQQQDTVAATQTQGQAQMSPVQEHIRQALRALDQNDLQAARQAVQEARRQLTEQAQNQPEANLNRIRQPLQEASQALSQRNAEEAEQALDRVDQQLATMERRGNRQGQQNAQNLNADVAVQEGEASIRVDVPEPDVTVRQPSPEVAVSQPQPEIIVRQPAPVVTVDIPQPQITVRMPQPNVNVSQARPQVQVQQGEPDVRISEAQPQVRVSEGDEQANVQVQRSGEPMVRFQESDQQPRVRYESEEAQVRVNRPEGGPEVRFEDQNQQASANREEQIDRQSTASTASGRQAREGEDMAIGARSTRDVPLTVSEIKDYDIVGANGNDLGDIEEVVSVNGRLHAVVTSGGFFGLGEDRAAIPLSSLYVSNEETLLAPNVSEQRIEGLANFPLEQYRPLDDERRITLGGS, encoded by the coding sequence ATGAAAATGATCTATGTTACCGCCCTTCTGGCCGGGACCGCGCTTGCGCCGGCCACCACATTTGCCCAGCAGCAGGACACCGTAGCTGCTACCCAGACTCAGGGCCAGGCCCAGATGTCGCCGGTTCAGGAGCATATCCGTCAGGCCTTGCGCGCTCTTGATCAGAACGACTTGCAGGCGGCTCGTCAGGCCGTGCAGGAGGCTCGTCGCCAGTTGACGGAGCAGGCGCAGAACCAGCCTGAAGCCAATCTCAATCGGATCCGCCAGCCTCTGCAGGAAGCTTCTCAGGCCCTGTCGCAGCGCAATGCCGAAGAGGCGGAACAGGCTCTTGACCGCGTAGACCAGCAGTTGGCGACAATGGAGCGTCGTGGCAACCGACAGGGTCAGCAGAACGCCCAGAATCTAAACGCTGATGTTGCTGTGCAGGAGGGTGAGGCTTCGATCCGGGTTGACGTGCCGGAACCGGATGTAACGGTTCGCCAGCCGAGCCCGGAAGTTGCCGTCAGCCAGCCGCAGCCGGAAATCATCGTCCGCCAGCCGGCCCCTGTCGTGACGGTCGATATTCCGCAGCCGCAGATCACGGTGCGCATGCCGCAGCCGAACGTGAATGTGAGCCAGGCTCGACCGCAGGTTCAGGTTCAGCAGGGCGAGCCGGATGTCCGCATCAGCGAGGCCCAGCCGCAGGTTCGCGTCAGCGAAGGTGATGAACAGGCCAATGTCCAGGTCCAGCGCTCCGGCGAGCCGATGGTCCGCTTCCAGGAAAGCGATCAGCAGCCGCGCGTTCGCTATGAGAGCGAAGAGGCGCAGGTTCGCGTCAACCGTCCCGAAGGTGGTCCTGAGGTCCGCTTTGAGGACCAGAACCAGCAGGCATCCGCCAACCGCGAGGAGCAGATCGATCGCCAGAGCACCGCATCGACGGCGTCCGGTCGTCAGGCGCGGGAAGGGGAGGACATGGCCATCGGTGCCCGCTCGACCCGTGACGTTCCGCTGACCGTCAGCGAAATCAAGGACTACGACATCGTTGGCGCTAACGGTAACGATCTTGGTGACATCGAGGAGGTTGTGAGCGTGAATGGCCGTCTGCATGCGGTCGTCACATCCGGCGGCTTCTTCGGTCTCGGTGAGGACCGCGCGGCCATTCCGCTTTCGTCGCTTTATGTGTCCAATGAAGAGACACTGCTGGCACCGAATGTCAGCGAGCAGCGCATCGAAGGCCTCGCCAACTTCCCGCTGGAGCAGTACCGGCCTCTGGACGACGAACGCCGGATCACCCTTGGCGGCAGCTGA